A genomic stretch from Malus domestica chromosome 15, GDT2T_hap1 includes:
- the LOC108173378 gene encoding aspartic proteinase nepenthesin-2-like has product MSSSLCQNTSGIMAPVKRSFNGFFYVELWIGTPPVRANVAIDTGSDLTWVQSADCTKCFPVALPIYDGMKLATYIAMSPHHPLCPDPSPFGHNDTCTYEVSYLGEHLEEEQNISGQFGWDVFTFKSEIRGQQEQQQRVTNVTFGSGIVNHLDTGPEGTEGNPIAGNLGLAYMESSNNGSQTLRLAAG; this is encoded by the coding sequence ATGTCGTCCTCACTCTGCCAAAACACAAGTGGTATAATGGCCCCTGTGAAGCGTTCATTTAATGGCTTTTTTTACGTGGAGCTCTGGATTGGGACGCCCCCAGTTAGGGCCAACGTGGCCATTGACACAGGGAGCGACCTCACCTGGGTGCAATCCGCAGATTGCACCAAGTGTTTCCCCGTAGCTCTGCCAATTTACGATGGTATGAAATTAGCTACCTACATAGCCATGTCTCCTCATCATCCACTATGTCCTGATCCTTCTCCTTTTGGTCATAACGACACTTGTACGTACGAGGTTAGCTACTTGGGCGAACATTTGGAGGAAGAGCAGAACATCAGTGGCCAGTTTGGATGGGATGTATTTACCTTCAAATCTGAAATTCGTGGGCAACAGGAGCAGCAACAACGGGTCACAAACGTTACGTTTGGCAGCGGGATAGTGAACCACCTTGATACTGGGCCTGAAGGTACAGAAGGGAACCCGATCGCAGGGAATCTAGGATTAGCCTACATGGAGAGCAGCAACAACGGGTCACAAACGTTACGTTTGGCAGCGGGATAG
- the LOC103436348 gene encoding beta-glucosidase 12-like has translation MAVKYSRSLLFGVLLLIGFALTNSKAANMDPPVHCEFLNRNSFEPGFIFGTGSASYQYEGAVKEDGRGPSIWDTYTHKHPEKIADGSNGDVAIDQYHRYKEDVGIMKDMELDAYRFSISWSRLLPNGTLSGGVNRKGIDYYNNLIDELLGNGLKPFVTLFHGDVPQALEDEYGGFLSPRIVDHFKDYAELCYKEFGDRVQHWFTENEPYTFSYMGYAVGTEVPGRCSFWQNLNCTGGDSAIEPYLVAHHLLLAHGAAVELYKNRYQATQKGLIGITLVSDWFEPASDSKQDKDAALRSLDFMFGWFLDPLTSGDYPHTMRSIVGKRLPKFTKEQSKLLNGSFDFLGINYYTARYTSSAPKNNSLPASYVTDSRADLTTELNGVLIGPQAASDWLYVYPKGIHDLVLYTKEKYNDPLIYITENGVSELNNPELSLEEALHDTGRIDYYYRHLCYLQAAIKNGAKVKGYFAWALLDNFEWTSGYTVRFGLNYVDYKDGLKRYPKLSAHWFKNLLKKNKFKESYSSL, from the exons ATGGCAGTGAAATATTCAAGATCTTTGCTCTTTGGTGTGCTACTACTCATTGGCTTTGCATTGACAAATAGCAAAGCTGCTAATATGGATCCACCTGTGCATTGCGAATTTCTCAATCGCAACAGTTTTGAACCAGGGTTCATATTTGGCACAGGTTCTGCATCTTACCAG TATGAAGGTGCAGTAAAAGAAGATGGAAGAGGACCAAGCATATGGGACACCTACACCCACAAACATCCAG AAAAAATCGCTGATGGCAGTAACGGAGACGTTGCTATTGATCAATATCACCGCTATAAG GAAGATGTGGGGATTATGAAGGATATGGAGTTGGATGCTTACCGATTCTCTATTTCATGGTCCAGATTATTACCAA ATGGAACGTTAAGTGGTGGCGTTAACAGAAAAGGAATTGATTATTACAACAATCTCATCGATGAACTCCTAGGCAATG GATTAAAGCCATTTGTGACACTCTTTCATGGGGATGTTCCCCAAGCTTTAGAAGATGAATATGGTGGTTTCTTAAGCCCTCGTATTGT CGATCATTTTAAAGACTATGCGGAACTTTGTTATAAGGAATTTGGTGATCGAGTCCAGCACTGGTTCACAGAAAATGAGCCATATACTTTTAGCTACATGGGTTATGCTGTTGGTACTGAAGTACCGGGACGCTGCTCTTTTTGGCAAAACCTAAACTGCACCGGTGGAGATTCAGCCATTGAGCCATACTTGGTGGCAcaccaccttcttcttgctcatGGAGCAGCTGTAGAATTGTACAAGAACAGATATCAG GCAACTCAAAAAGGCTTGATAGGGATAACATTGGTGTCAGACTGGTTTGAGCCTGCTTCGGATTCAAAGCAAGACAAAGATGCTGCCTTACGATCTTTGGATTTTATGTTTGGATG gtttttggACCCATTAACAAGTGGTGACTATCCACACACCATGCGATCAATTGTTGGGAAAAGATTGCCCAAATTCACAAAAGAACAATCCAAGTTGCTAAACGGatcatttgattttcttggaATAAATTATTATACTGCTAGATACACAAGTAGTGCACCCAAGAACAATTCACTACCGGCAAGCTACGTAACAGATTCTCGAGCTGATCTTACAA CTGAGCTTAATGGAGTACTCATTGGTCCACAG GCTGCTTCAGATTGGTTATATGTATATCCAAAAGGAATTCACGATCTTGTGCTTTACACAAAGGAAAAATATAATGATCCACTCATTTATATTACTGAGAATG GTGTATCAGAGTTGAATAATCCAGAACTATCACTTGAAGAGGCCCTTCATGATACCGGTAGAATTGACTACTACTATCGTCACCTGTGTTACCTTCAAGCGGCGATCAA aaATGGGGCGAAAGTGAAGGGATACTTTGCATGGGCATTGTTAGACAACTTTGAATGGACTTCTGGATACACTGTCCGATTTGGTTTAAACTACGTGGATTATAAAGATGGGCTGAAAAGATACCCAAAACTCTCAGCACACTGGTTCAAAAATTTGCTTAAGAAGAATAAATTCAAAGAAAGCTACAGTTCATTATAA